From the Euphorbia lathyris chromosome 6, ddEupLath1.1, whole genome shotgun sequence genome, one window contains:
- the LOC136231962 gene encoding E3 ubiquitin-protein ligase SDIR1-like isoform X2 → MSFVFRGSRGDIESGFHGFIPQRPTLRIHAPRPVNSSSLAFLVTVLLLCMILNSHQISPNFLLWLVVGVFLMATSLRMYASCQQARVHAAAAAASGLLGHTELRLHMPPSIAFATREPLQGLRLQLALLDREFDDLDYETLRSLDYDNATTIPSMSEEEINALPVHKYKVSSLENSSTSKEQASTSSAPTELSEDSRKEDGCVKTCEDELTCSICLEQVKRGELVRSLPCLHQFHSNCIDPWLRQQGTCPVCKFRMGSEWEESRES, encoded by the exons ATGAGTTTTGTGTTTCGGGGATCAAGAGGTGATATAGAAAGTGGATTTCATGGCTTTATTCCTCAACGACCTACCTTG CGTATTCATGCTCCTAGGCCGGTTAATTCCAGTTCACTTGCTTTTCTTGTAACTG TTCTTTTGCTGTGTATGATTTTGAATTCTCACCAGATATCACCAAACTTCCTG CTCTGGCTAGTCGTTGGTGTCTTTTTGATGGCTACAAGCCTGCGGATGTATGCTAGTTGTCAGCAAGCGCGAGTTCACGCTGCTGCAGCTGCAGCCAGTGGGTTGCTGGGTCATACTGAACTACGTTTACATATGCCACCATCAATAGCGTTTGCGACTAGAGAACCGCTTCAAGGACTCAGGCTTCAGCTTGCTCTTCTCGACCGTGAATTTGATGACCTAG ATTATGAAACCCTCAGATCCCTGGACTATGATAATGCTACTACAATTCCTTCAATGAGTGAGGAGGAGATAAATGCCTTACCAGTTCACAAGTATAAGGTCTCCAGTCTCGAAAA TTCTAGCACATCAAAAGAGCAGGCATCAACTTCTTCAGCTCCAACTGAG CTGAGTGAAGACTCTAGAAAAGAAGATGGGTGTGTGAAGACTTGTGAAGATGAACTAACATGCTCTATTTGCTTAGAGCAAGTTAAGAGGGGTGAACTTGTCCGTAGTTTGCCATGTTTGCATCAG TTTCATAGTAATTGCATTGATCCATGGTTGCGGCAACAAGGCACATGTCCAGTGTGTAAATTTCGGATGGGTTCAGAATGGGAAGAAAGCAGAGAAAGCTAG
- the LOC136231962 gene encoding E3 ubiquitin-protein ligase SDIR1-like isoform X1, which yields MSFVFRGSRGDIESGFHGFIPQRPTLRIHAPRPVNSSSLAFLVTAVLLLCMILNSHQISPNFLLWLVVGVFLMATSLRMYASCQQARVHAAAAAASGLLGHTELRLHMPPSIAFATREPLQGLRLQLALLDREFDDLDYETLRSLDYDNATTIPSMSEEEINALPVHKYKVSSLENSSTSKEQASTSSAPTELSEDSRKEDGCVKTCEDELTCSICLEQVKRGELVRSLPCLHQFHSNCIDPWLRQQGTCPVCKFRMGSEWEESRES from the exons ATGAGTTTTGTGTTTCGGGGATCAAGAGGTGATATAGAAAGTGGATTTCATGGCTTTATTCCTCAACGACCTACCTTG CGTATTCATGCTCCTAGGCCGGTTAATTCCAGTTCACTTGCTTTTCTTGTAACTG CAGTTCTTTTGCTGTGTATGATTTTGAATTCTCACCAGATATCACCAAACTTCCTG CTCTGGCTAGTCGTTGGTGTCTTTTTGATGGCTACAAGCCTGCGGATGTATGCTAGTTGTCAGCAAGCGCGAGTTCACGCTGCTGCAGCTGCAGCCAGTGGGTTGCTGGGTCATACTGAACTACGTTTACATATGCCACCATCAATAGCGTTTGCGACTAGAGAACCGCTTCAAGGACTCAGGCTTCAGCTTGCTCTTCTCGACCGTGAATTTGATGACCTAG ATTATGAAACCCTCAGATCCCTGGACTATGATAATGCTACTACAATTCCTTCAATGAGTGAGGAGGAGATAAATGCCTTACCAGTTCACAAGTATAAGGTCTCCAGTCTCGAAAA TTCTAGCACATCAAAAGAGCAGGCATCAACTTCTTCAGCTCCAACTGAG CTGAGTGAAGACTCTAGAAAAGAAGATGGGTGTGTGAAGACTTGTGAAGATGAACTAACATGCTCTATTTGCTTAGAGCAAGTTAAGAGGGGTGAACTTGTCCGTAGTTTGCCATGTTTGCATCAG TTTCATAGTAATTGCATTGATCCATGGTTGCGGCAACAAGGCACATGTCCAGTGTGTAAATTTCGGATGGGTTCAGAATGGGAAGAAAGCAGAGAAAGCTAG
- the LOC136232866 gene encoding E3 ubiquitin-protein ligase RDUF1, protein MATTTTTTSYWCYRCTRFVAVLVSEENNDVTCPHCDGGFIEEIQTNSQSDNPQQRYMYMLADNNGRNSQDSDRIPTLRFRRDRRNAGDRSPFNPVVVLRGNAAEDNEEASSYEFYYDDGTGSGLRPVPASMSEFFMGSGFDRLLEQLAHIELNGLGRVGNPPASKAVVESMPTVEITDNHLYAEEHCAVCKEAFEVGGEAREMPCKHIYHSECILPWLAMRNSCPVCRHELPADQEESENSEEADEIVGLTIWRLPGGGFAVGRFRGGIRGEREFPGVFTEMDGGFSAPTRISWMSRTSRGRGGLRRVFHGLVSFIRRIGSNSNPSSSSSSIDSEISSMSRISTQTRRRGLDLQVENGTGRR, encoded by the coding sequence ATGGCGACGACTACAACTACGACGTCGTACTGGTGTTATAGATGCACTCGCTTTGTTGCCGTTTTGGTCTCTGAGGAGAATAACGATGTAACTTGTCCTCACTGCGATGGTGGATTTATTGAAGAGATCCAAACGAATTCTCAATCAGATAATCCTCAACAACGATATATGTACATGTTGGCCGATAACAATGGAAGAAACAGTCAGGATTCCGATCGGATTCCCACTCTCCGATTTCGCCGGGATCGTCGCAACGCCGGAGATCGCTCCCCGTTTAATCCGGTTGTTGTTCTCCGTGGTAACGCCGCTGAAGACAACGAAGAGGCAAGCAGCTATGAATTTTATTACGATGACGGTACCGGGTCGGGTCTGAGACCAGTACCGGCTAGTATGTCTGAGTTTTTTATGGGATCCGGGTTTGACCGTTTACTAGAGCAATTAGCACACATAGAACTGAATGGTTTAGGTCGGGTCGGAAACCCGCCGGCTTCCAAAGCGGTAGTGGAGTCTATGCCGACGGTTGAAATAACCGATAACCACTTATATGCGGAGGAGCACTGTGCCGTTTGTAAAGAGGCGTTCGAGGTCGGTGGAGAAGCTCGGGAGATGCCTTGTAAGCACATTTATCATTCGGAATGTATTCTCCCTTGGCTTGCGATGAGGAATTCGTGTCCTGTTTGCCGTCATGAGCTGCCAGCGGATCAGGAAGAAAGCGAGAATTCAGAGGAAGCGGATGAGATAGTAGGTTTGACCATATGGAGGCTTCCAGGAGGTGGATTTGCAGTGGGGAGATTTAGGGGTGGAATAAGAGGGGAGAGGGAGTTTCCCGGTGTATTTACAGAAATGGATGGTGGTTTTAGTGCTCCGACGAGGATTTCATGGATGAGTAGAACAAGTAGAGGAAGGGGTGGTTTAAGAAGGGTATTTCATGGGTTAGTTTCGTTTATAAGGAGGATTGGGTCAAATTCaaacccttcttcttcttcttcttcaattgaTTCTGAAATTAGTTCAATGAGTAGAATTTCTACTCAGACAAGGAGAAGAGGATTGGATTTACAAGTTGAGAATGGTACAGGCAGAAGGTGA